One genomic window of Halorubrum hochsteinianum includes the following:
- a CDS encoding sensor histidine kinase produces MSGHPRASASDQDLQAVLDRMADGFFALDADWTVAYSNEQGRRILRSAMSDGAVGPGESVEGRNIWDSIPGSTETEFYDQYHRAMETQEPVSFDSYYEPLDTWFEARVFPSESGLSVYLRDVTEQRELERRQRESLRAIQRLYAVSSDHERSFEEKVEAILTLGCEYLDVPNGFLTRIEDGTQHVEVSHAEHPLLQPGKSCPLDEAYCKRTIERDDLLTVVNASEEGWAGDPAYETFGLETYIGGRVEVDGERYGTLCFAATTPRGKPFTDTQRTFVELLTRWVSYELERQRAAARLERERDRLDEFASVVSHDLRNPLNTAMGHLDLLAAESDSERIAPIERSLTRMKTLIDDLLTLARDGVQVEEFVDVDLAETARNAWSTAETADAELSIELDRTGIRADESRLRQLLENLFRNSIDHGGSDVTVRVESLPDAVGFAVADDGPGIPEAQREEVFETGFTTSDEGTGFGLSIVAEIAAAHDWTVSVTDGRDGGARFEFEGVEFADE; encoded by the coding sequence ATGTCCGGCCACCCGCGCGCATCGGCGTCAGATCAGGACCTCCAAGCCGTCCTCGACCGGATGGCGGACGGGTTCTTCGCCCTCGACGCGGACTGGACGGTCGCCTACTCGAACGAGCAGGGCCGCCGGATCCTGCGGTCCGCGATGAGCGACGGCGCTGTCGGTCCGGGGGAGTCGGTCGAGGGGCGTAACATCTGGGACTCGATACCCGGCTCCACCGAGACGGAGTTCTACGACCAGTACCACCGCGCCATGGAGACGCAGGAGCCGGTCTCGTTCGACTCGTACTACGAGCCGCTGGACACCTGGTTCGAGGCGCGCGTCTTTCCCTCCGAGAGCGGCCTCTCCGTGTACCTGCGCGACGTCACCGAGCAGCGCGAACTGGAGCGGCGACAGCGGGAGAGCCTCCGCGCGATCCAGCGGCTCTACGCGGTCTCGTCGGACCACGAGCGCTCCTTCGAAGAGAAGGTCGAGGCGATACTGACGCTCGGCTGCGAGTACCTCGACGTGCCGAACGGGTTCCTCACGCGGATCGAGGACGGGACCCAACACGTCGAGGTGTCCCACGCCGAACACCCCCTGCTACAGCCCGGAAAGTCCTGTCCGCTCGACGAGGCGTACTGTAAGCGAACGATCGAGCGAGACGACCTGTTGACCGTCGTCAACGCGTCCGAGGAGGGATGGGCCGGCGACCCGGCCTACGAGACGTTCGGACTGGAGACGTACATCGGCGGGAGAGTCGAGGTGGACGGCGAGCGGTACGGCACGCTCTGTTTCGCCGCCACGACGCCCCGCGGCAAGCCGTTCACCGACACGCAGCGGACGTTCGTCGAACTGCTGACGCGGTGGGTGAGCTACGAACTGGAGCGACAGCGCGCGGCGGCGCGGCTCGAACGCGAGCGAGACCGGCTCGACGAGTTCGCGAGCGTCGTGAGCCACGACCTCCGGAACCCGCTGAACACGGCGATGGGGCATCTCGACCTGCTCGCCGCGGAGTCCGACAGCGAGCGGATCGCGCCGATCGAGCGGTCGCTGACGCGGATGAAGACCCTGATCGACGACCTCCTCACCCTGGCCCGGGACGGCGTTCAGGTCGAGGAGTTCGTCGACGTCGACCTCGCCGAGACCGCTCGGAACGCGTGGTCGACCGCCGAGACGGCCGACGCCGAGCTCTCGATCGAACTCGACCGGACCGGGATCCGCGCCGACGAGTCGCGGCTGCGACAGCTCCTCGAAAACCTGTTCCGCAACTCGATCGACCACGGCGGGTCGGACGTGACGGTGCGGGTCGAATCGCTCCCGGACGCGGTCGGCTTCGCCGTGGCGGACGACGGCCCCGGGATCCCCGAGGCGCAGCGCGAGGAGGTGTTCGAGACCGGGTTCACGACGAGCGACGAGGGCACCGGCTTCGGGCTGAGCATCGTCGCGGAGATCGCGGCCGCCCACGATTGGACGGTGTCGGTGACGGACGGACGGGACGGCGGGGCGCGATTCGAGTTCGAGGGCGTCGAGTTCGCCGACGAGTGA
- a CDS encoding pyridoxal-phosphate-dependent aminotransferase family protein, which yields MSNRHAEPDAAERPPDVGELTPPDRTLMGPGPSDVHPRVLKAMSTPLVGHLDPSFVEIMDEVQELLRYTFRTDNRWTIPVSGTGSASMEAAIGNLVEPGDTMLVPTNGYFGGRMKSMAERAGGDVVEVDAPWGEPLDPVDVERAFDEHQPDVFGFVHAETSTGVRQPDVPELTDIAHAHDAFVIADCVTSLGGVELRVDDWGVDVAYSGPQKCLSCPPGASPLTLNDRAMNKILDRDERPRSWYLDLSLLEGYWGDDRSYHHTAPITNVYALREALRLVAEEGIEERWARHREVAGELRAGLQELGLEMNAADEYWLPSLNAVRVPDGIDDGAVIEHLLAEYDLEIASGLGDLEGDIWRIGCMGHSARPKNVEYVLAALEDALAAQGYEA from the coding sequence ATGTCAAATCGGCACGCCGAGCCCGACGCCGCGGAGCGACCCCCCGACGTCGGGGAGCTGACGCCGCCGGATCGCACACTGATGGGCCCCGGTCCGAGCGACGTACACCCGCGCGTCCTCAAGGCGATGAGCACCCCGCTCGTCGGCCACCTCGACCCCTCGTTCGTCGAGATCATGGACGAGGTTCAGGAGCTGTTGCGGTACACGTTCCGGACGGACAACCGGTGGACGATCCCCGTCTCGGGGACCGGTTCGGCGTCGATGGAGGCCGCGATCGGCAACCTCGTCGAGCCGGGCGACACGATGTTGGTCCCGACGAACGGCTACTTCGGCGGGCGGATGAAGTCGATGGCCGAGCGCGCGGGCGGCGACGTGGTCGAGGTGGACGCGCCGTGGGGCGAACCGCTCGACCCGGTCGACGTGGAGCGCGCCTTCGACGAGCACCAGCCGGACGTGTTCGGCTTCGTCCACGCGGAGACCTCCACGGGCGTCCGCCAGCCGGACGTCCCCGAACTGACCGACATCGCGCACGCCCACGACGCGTTCGTGATCGCCGACTGCGTCACGTCGCTGGGCGGCGTCGAACTGCGCGTCGACGACTGGGGGGTCGACGTCGCCTACTCCGGGCCGCAGAAGTGCCTCTCGTGTCCGCCGGGCGCGAGTCCGCTCACGCTCAACGACCGCGCGATGAACAAGATCCTCGACCGCGACGAGCGGCCCCGGTCGTGGTACCTCGACCTCTCACTTTTGGAGGGGTACTGGGGCGACGACCGCTCGTACCACCACACCGCGCCGATCACGAACGTCTACGCGCTGCGCGAGGCGCTCCGCCTCGTCGCCGAGGAGGGGATCGAGGAGCGCTGGGCGCGCCACCGCGAGGTCGCCGGCGAGCTGAGGGCCGGCCTCCAAGAGCTGGGCCTCGAAATGAACGCGGCCGACGAGTACTGGCTCCCGAGCCTGAACGCTGTCCGCGTCCCCGACGGGATCGACGACGGGGCCGTCATCGAGCACCTCCTCGCGGAGTACGACTTAGAGATCGCGTCCGGACTGGGCGATCTGGAAGGCGATATCTGGCGGATCGGCTGTATGGGCCACTCCGCCCGCCCCAAGAACGTCGAGTACGTCCTCGCTGCGCTGGAGGACGCGCTGGCGGCTCAGGGATACGAGGCGTAG
- a CDS encoding MFS transporter, whose product MSNADRRTQFWALYLTRFAEGFGFITLITLLGTYINTLDPQATTVLGVTVSAGFVIGMYTTGFTLAQTVAVVPLAWAGDRFDKRTVLLGVLAVGAGVYALFPLVDSSGSFILVRALQGLVVTGAGLMTLSLVGQIADVGTRADKIGKANAASFAASILGSLSAGGIYDAVGFDPIFTLIALLMVAAWVVTWLFLDDDDTRIEGFPFSDLAVNRRILTMTSFRAQYAFAVTMVRTWVPIYASTEMATGGLGITGIAIGVTVTAEKATNMVGQLFTGRLSDAYGRSLFVFAGGGAYGLVAMGIPLSEAIGTAIGAGVTLPFLGDLPPAYLPLVAFSGLLGVADSFREPASMALFADEGTDDGGVASSFGIRELVWRPGSVAGPLIAGWLMVEVSMASVFYVGGAFAVTGVLAFLAILVHDHGRAALTAW is encoded by the coding sequence GTGAGCAACGCCGACCGCCGCACGCAGTTCTGGGCCCTCTACCTCACGCGCTTCGCCGAGGGGTTCGGCTTCATCACGCTGATCACGCTGCTCGGGACGTACATCAACACGCTCGACCCGCAGGCGACGACCGTGCTCGGCGTCACGGTCTCGGCCGGGTTCGTCATCGGGATGTACACCACGGGGTTCACCCTCGCGCAGACCGTCGCCGTGGTCCCGCTGGCGTGGGCCGGCGACCGGTTCGACAAGCGGACCGTCCTGCTGGGCGTCCTCGCGGTCGGGGCCGGGGTGTACGCGCTGTTCCCGCTCGTCGACTCCTCCGGCTCGTTCATCCTCGTCCGCGCGCTACAGGGCTTGGTGGTCACCGGCGCGGGGCTGATGACGCTGTCGCTGGTCGGCCAGATCGCCGACGTGGGGACGCGCGCCGACAAGATCGGGAAGGCGAACGCCGCCTCCTTCGCGGCCTCGATCCTCGGGTCGCTGTCGGCCGGAGGCATATACGACGCGGTCGGCTTCGATCCCATCTTCACGCTCATCGCGCTGCTGATGGTCGCCGCGTGGGTCGTCACGTGGCTGTTCCTCGACGACGACGACACCCGGATCGAGGGGTTCCCGTTCTCCGATCTCGCCGTGAACCGACGGATCCTCACGATGACCAGCTTCCGCGCCCAGTACGCCTTCGCCGTGACGATGGTGCGGACGTGGGTCCCGATCTACGCCAGCACGGAGATGGCCACGGGCGGACTCGGTATCACCGGGATCGCCATCGGCGTCACCGTCACCGCCGAGAAGGCGACGAACATGGTCGGACAGCTGTTCACCGGGCGGCTCTCCGACGCCTACGGGCGGTCGCTGTTCGTCTTCGCCGGCGGGGGCGCGTACGGACTGGTCGCGATGGGGATCCCCCTCTCGGAGGCGATCGGGACCGCGATCGGAGCCGGGGTCACGCTTCCGTTCCTCGGCGACCTGCCGCCGGCGTACCTCCCGCTCGTCGCCTTCTCCGGGCTGCTCGGCGTCGCCGACTCCTTCCGCGAGCCGGCGAGCATGGCGCTGTTCGCCGACGAGGGGACCGACGACGGCGGCGTCGCCTCCAGTTTCGGCATCCGCGAACTGGTCTGGCGACCCGGCTCCGTCGCCGGTCCCCTGATCGCCGGCTGGCTGATGGTCGAGGTGAGCATGGCGTCGGTCTTCTACGTCGGCGGCGCGTTCGCGGTCACCGGCGTGCTCGCGTTCCTCGCGATCCTCGTCCACGACCACGGTCGCGCGGCGCTGACGGCGTGGTGA
- a CDS encoding M42 family metallopeptidase yields MTANATFDFDLLARLTDAPGPVGHEDRVRDIVRDELPAVDAVRTDAMGNVVATVDGSADPDYEVLVAAHMDEIGLIVSGVDDDGFLSVEPLGGWNPDALRGHPVTVHAREGDYDGVVGINAAHTAAEEAPEDWTLDDAHVFTGLDPEEATEAFGVGDVVTFDSDLRELGECVSGSALDDRAGVYVLLEAARLADPDVTVHYAATVQEEVGLRGAAALGVDVDPDLVVALDGTLEQSYPGVDPSNAISTLGDGVGIKRKDASVIATPAVVDRLESVAENRDVPFQREVSWNIGTDTAVLQNAGGARPVGALSIPVRYHHSAVETADARDIEAAVDLLTAFLDSEEGTDYGPE; encoded by the coding sequence GTGACCGCGAACGCGACGTTCGACTTCGACCTGCTGGCGCGCCTGACCGACGCTCCCGGCCCCGTCGGCCACGAGGACCGCGTGCGCGACATCGTGCGCGACGAACTCCCTGCCGTCGACGCCGTGCGGACGGACGCGATGGGGAACGTCGTCGCGACCGTCGATGGGAGCGCGGACCCCGACTACGAGGTGCTCGTCGCCGCGCACATGGACGAGATCGGGCTGATCGTGAGCGGCGTCGACGACGACGGCTTCCTGTCCGTGGAGCCGCTCGGGGGCTGGAACCCGGACGCGCTCCGCGGACACCCGGTCACCGTCCACGCCCGCGAGGGCGACTACGACGGGGTGGTGGGAATCAACGCCGCGCACACGGCCGCCGAGGAGGCCCCCGAGGACTGGACGCTCGACGATGCCCACGTGTTCACCGGGCTCGACCCCGAGGAGGCCACCGAGGCGTTCGGCGTCGGCGACGTCGTGACCTTCGACAGCGACCTCCGCGAGCTGGGCGAGTGCGTCTCCGGCTCCGCGCTGGACGACCGGGCGGGCGTCTACGTGCTCTTGGAGGCCGCGCGGCTCGCCGACCCGGACGTGACCGTCCACTACGCCGCGACGGTACAGGAGGAGGTCGGACTGCGGGGGGCAGCCGCCCTCGGCGTCGACGTCGATCCGGACCTCGTCGTCGCGCTCGACGGGACGCTCGAACAGTCGTACCCGGGCGTCGACCCGTCGAACGCGATCTCGACGCTCGGGGACGGCGTCGGGATCAAGCGGAAGGACGCGAGCGTCATCGCGACGCCCGCGGTCGTGGACCGCCTCGAATCGGTCGCGGAAAACCGCGACGTTCCGTTCCAGCGCGAGGTGTCGTGGAACATCGGAACCGACACCGCGGTGCTCCAGAACGCCGGCGGCGCGCGACCCGTCGGCGCGCTCTCGATCCCGGTCCGGTACCATCACTCCGCCGTCGAGACGGCCGACGCGCGCGACATCGAGGCCGCCGTCGACCTGCTCACGGCGTTCCTCGACAGCGAGGAGGGAACGGACTACGGGCCGGAGTGA